In Passer domesticus isolate bPasDom1 chromosome 7, bPasDom1.hap1, whole genome shotgun sequence, one genomic interval encodes:
- the LOC135304987 gene encoding RNA-binding region-containing protein 3-like, producing MAAPGAEELRAGGPGPAGGPGLGAGPPHPGVPPHPGVSRRRGRTLLVRHLPAELTAAEKEDLLQHFGAVSVRVLSDHGRLKHTAFATFPSENAAAKALSRLHQLKLLGHTLVVEFAKEQESAQVLSQPSVSDKCKSLEEPVKEEEKIEPNCIKIENGIAPNHGLTFPINSCLKYLYPPPSSAILANIANALASVPKFYVQVLHLMNKMNLPPPFGPITARPPMYEEYLPVPVPPPPIPPLPPEEPPLPEEEEGLSSGDESEYESDNDEEKERMTKLMELATLQPKRPINTKKRGVRKKQRIKDMLNVPVCTSHSNSHPTLSPSDVFEQLQHVGHKKIEFHISTEIPAVVQTNPEKEEKNDLYATTEEINNTGFGRIFPAPSSNDKMETEEEDDEIPSEFISRKDLEKNRLSREEMEKYSVFKNYEPGDPNCRIYVKNLAKQVQEKDLKFIFGRYVDFQSEVERNMFDIRLMKEGRMKGQAFIGLPNEKAAAKALKEANGYVLFEKPMVVQFARSARPKQDANEGKRKK from the exons ATGGCGGCGCCGGGCGCTGAGGAGCTgcgggcgggcgggccgggACCCGCGGGCGGCCCGGGGCTGGGCGCCGGCCCGCCGCACCCCGGCGTCCCGCCGCACCCCGGCGTCtcgcggcggcgcgggcggacGCTGCTGGTGCGGCACCTGCCCGCCGAGCTGACGGCGGCGGAGAAGGAGGACCTGCTGCAGCACTTCGGGGCCGTGTCTGTGCGCGTCCTGTCGGACCACGGGCGGCTG aaACATACTGCTTTTGCCACCTTTCCCAGTGAAAATGCAGCTGCAAAG GCTTTATCAAGACTGCATCAGCTGAAACTTTTGGGTCATACATTAGTTGTTGAATTTGCAAAGGAGCAAGAGAGTGCACAGGTACTTAGCCAGCCTTCTGTCTCAGACAAGTGCAAAAG tttggAAGAACCAGtgaaagaagaagagaagaTAGAACCAAACTGTATTAAAATAGAGAATGGAATTGCACCCAACCATGG cctcacctttcccatcaattcttgcCTCAAATATTTGTATCCACCACCTTCAAGTGCAATTCTAGCAAATATAGCAAATGCCTTGGCAAGCGTGCCCAAATTTTATGTCCAG GTACTCCATCTGATGAATAAAATGAATCTTCCTCCACCTTTTGGACCAATTACTGCTCGTCCTCCAATG TATGAAGAGTATTTACCAGTGCCTGTGCCACCTCCCCCAATCCCACCTCTGCCTCCTGAAGAGCCTCCTTTGCCTGAAGAGGAAGAAGGACTGTCTAGTGGGGATGAATCCGAATATGAAAGTGATAATGATGAGGAAAAGGAGAG aaTGACCAAGTTGATGGAATTGGCAACCCTTCAGCCCAAAAGACCAATAAACACAAAGAAGCGTGGtgttagaaaaaaacaaagaattaAAGACATGTTGAATGTTCCTGTGTGTACTTCCCACAG TAACTCGCACCCTACACTGTCACCTTCAGATGTCtttgagcagctgcagcacgtAGGTCATAAAAAAATAGAGTTTCATATTAGTACTGAGATCCCAGCTGTTGTTCAGACAAAcccagaaaaagaagaaaaaaatg ACCTTTATGCAACCACAGAAGAAATCAATAATACAGGCTTTGGAAGGATTTTCCCAGCTCCTAGCTCAAATGATAAAATGGAAACTGAAGAGGAGGATGATGAAATACCATCAGAATTTATTTCTAGAAAGGATCTAGAAAAAAACAGACTTTCTAGAGAAG aaatggaaaaatattctgttttcaAAAACTATGAGCCAGGTGATCCAAATTGCAGGATATATGTGAAGAATTTAGCTAAACAAGTTCAAGAAAAA GACCTTAAGTTCATTTTTGGAAGATATGTTGACTTCCAGTCAGAGGTGGAACGCAATAT GTTTGATATCCGTTTGATGAAAGAAGGCCGGATGAAGGGACAGGCTTTCATTGGACTTCCCAATGAGAAAGCAGCTGCTAAAGCACTGAAGGAAGCAAATGGCTATGTCTTATTTGAAAAACCCATGGTGGTT
- the LOC135304989 gene encoding pancreatic alpha-amylase: MRILLLLLAAAGLCWGQYNPNTLPKRTSIVHLFEWRWQDIAEECERYLAPNGFGGVQVSPPNENIVITNPNRPWWERYQPISYKICSRSGNEEQFKDMVKRCNNVGVRIYVDAVVNHMCGAAGGSGTHSTCGSYFNAGNRDFPAVPYSGWDFNDGKCHTGSGEVENYNDIYQVRDCRVTGLLDLALEKDYVRSEIAQYMNHLIDIGVAGFRIDAAKHMWPGDIKAFLDKLHDLNTQWFSAGTRPLIYQEVIDLGGEPIKGSEYFGNGRVTEFKYGAKLGTVLRKWDGEKMAYLKNWGEGWGFVPSDRALVFVDNHDNQRGHGAGGASILTFWDARLYKMAVGFMLAHPYGLTRVMSSFRWPRYFQNGKDVNDWYGPPSNADGSTKAVTINADTTCGNDWVCEHRWRQIRNMVIFRNVVDGEPFSNWWDNGSNQVAFGRGNKGFIIFNNDDWNMNVNVQTGLPAGTYCDVISGQKEDNRCTGKQVYVSGDGKANFQINTDAEDPFIAIHVDAKL, translated from the exons ATGCGaatccttcttctcctcctggcagctgcagggctttgTTGGGGGCAGTACAACCCCAACACTCTCCCAAAGAGAACTTCCATTGTGCATCTCTTTGAATGGCGCTGGCAGGATATTGCTGAGGAGTGTGAACGCTACTTAGCTCCTAATGGATTTGGCGGAGTTCAG GTTTCACCTCCCAATGAAAACATTGTCATTACTAACCCGAACAGACCCTGGTGGGAAAGATACCAGCCCATTAGCTACAAGATCTGCTCTCGATCAGGAAATGAGGAGCAATTCAAAGACATGGTGAAGAGATGCAACAATGTTGGA GTTCGTATCTATGTGGATGCTGTCGTCAACCATATgtgtggggctgcaggtggCTCAGGCACACATTCTACCTGTGGAAGCTATTTTAATGCTGGAAACAGAGATTTTCCAGCTGTCCCATACTCTGGCTGGGATTTCAATGATGGCAAATGTCACACTGGAAGTGGAGAAGTTGAAAATTATAATGATATCTATCAG GTCCGGGACTGCCGTGTGACCGGCCTTCTGGATCTGGCCCTGGAGAAGGACTATGTGCGCTCAGAGATTGCACAGTACATGAACCATCTCATTGACATTGGTGTAGCAGGATTCCGAATTGATGCTGCCAAGCACATGTGGCCTGGGGACATAAAAGCATTTCTGGACAAGCTGCATGATCTGAACACTCAATGGTTTTCTGCAGGAACTAGACCTTTAATTTACCAGGAG GTAATTGATTTGGGTGGAGAGCCCATCAAAGGCAGCGAGTACTTTGGAAATGGCCGAGTGACAGAATTCAAATATGGTGCCAAACTGGGAACAGTGCTCCGCAAGTGGGACGGAGAAAAGATGGCCTACTTAAA GAACTGGGGAGAAGGCTGGGGCTTTGTGCCTTCCGACAGAGCCCTGGTCTTTGTGGATAATCACGACAATCAGAGAGGACACGGGGCTGGTGGAGCTTCTATTCTAACCTTCTGGGATGCCAG GCTCTATAAAATGGCAGTTGGCTTCATGCTTGCCCATCCTTATGGGCTCACACGTGTGATGTCAAGTTTTCGCTGGCCaagatattttcaaaatggaaaG GACGTCAATGACTGGTATGGACCCCCAAGTAACGCAGATGGCTCCACAAAGGCCGTCACCATCAACGCGGACACGACCTGTGGCAACGACTGGGTTTGTGAACATCGCTGGCGTCAAATCAG GAACATGGTTATCTTCCGTAACGTGGTGGATGGTGAGCCTTTCTCCAACTGGTGGGACAATGGCAGCAATCAAGTGGCTTTTGGCCGTGGTAACAAAGGCTTCATCATCTTCAATAATGATGACTG GAATATGAATGTCAATGTGCAAACTGGACTGCCTGCTGGTACCTACTGTGATGTTATTTCTGGACAAAAGGAGGACAACAGATGTACTGGAAAGCAGGTGTATGTTTCTGGTGATGGAAAGGCTAATTTCCAGATTAATACCGATGCTGAAGATCCATTCATTGCAATTCATGTTGATGCCAAGTTATAA
- the LOC135304992 gene encoding pancreatic alpha-amylase-like yields the protein MGIYFLLLVVGLCWGQYNPNTVPKRTSIVHLFEWRWQDVAEECERYLAPNGFGGVQISPPNENVIITDPRQPWWERYQPVSYKLCTRSGNETEFKDMVTRCNNVGVHIYVDAVINHMCGANAGAGDHATCGSYFNAKTEDFPAVPYSGWDFNDHKCKSRSGNIENYHDISQVRDCRLVSLLDLALEKEHVRSRIAAYLNQLIGLGVAGFRIDAAKHMWPADIKAILDKLEDLNTQWFPAGTKPFIYQEVIDLGGEPIKGSEYFGNGRVTEFKYGAKLGTVLRKWDGEKMAYLKNWGEGWGFVPSDRALVFVDNHDNQRGHGAGGASILTFWDARLYKMAVGFMLAHPYGLTRVMSSFRWPRYFQNGKDVNDWYGPPSNADGSTKAVTINADTTCGNDWVCEHRWRQIRNMVIFRNVVDGEPFSNWWDNGSNQVAFGRGNKGFIIFNNDDWPLNVSLQTGLPAGTYCDVISGQKEGDFCTAVEVHVAADGMANFLIGNEDQDPFIAIHVNAKL from the exons TTGAATGGCGCTGGCAGGATGTTGCTGAGGAGTGTGAACGCTACTTAGCTCCTAATGGATTTGGAGGAGTTCAG atttcacctccaaatgAAAATGTTATCATTACTGACCCCCGGCAACCATGGTGGGAAAGATACCAGCCTGTCAGCTACAAGCTGTGCACAAGGTCTGGAAATGAAACTGAGTTTAAAGACATGGTGACCCGGTGCAACAATGTTGGA GTGCACATTTATGTGGATGCAGTAATCAACCATATGTGTGGAGCTAATGCTGGGGCTGGTGACCATGCTACTTGTGGAAGCTATTTCAATGCAAAGACTGAAGatttcccagctgtgccctaTTCTGGCTGGGACTTTAACGATCATAAATGTAAATCTAGAAGTGGAAACATTGAGAATTATCATGATATATCTCAG GTGCGGGACTGCCGCCTGGTCAGCCTGCTGGACCTGGCCCTGGAGAAGGAGCACGTGCGCTCCAGGATTGCCGCGTACCTGAACCAGCTCATCGGCCTCGGCGTCGCGGGCTTCCGCATCGATGCTGCCAAGCACATGTGGCCTGCGGATATCAAGGCCATCTTGGACAAGCTGGAAGATCTAAATACTCAGTGGTTTCCTGCAGGAACTAAACCTTTCATTTACCAAGAG GTAATTGATTTGGGTGGAGAGCCCATCAAAGGCAGCGAGTACTTTGGAAATGGCCGAGTGACAGAATTCAAATATGGTGCCAAACTGGGAACAGTGCTCCGCAAGTGGGACGGAGAAAAGATGGCCTACTTAAA GAACTGGGGAGAAGGCTGGGGCTTTGTGCCTTCTGACAGAGCCCTGGTCTTTGTGGATAATCACGACAACCAGAGAGGACACGGGGCTGGTGGAGCTTCTATTCTAACCTTCTGGGATGCCAG GCTCTATAAAATGGCAGTTGGCTTCATGCTTGCCCATCCATATGGGCTCACACGTGTGATGTCAAGTTTTCGCTGGCCaagatattttcaaaatggaaaG GATGTCAATGACTGGTACGGACCCCCAAGTAACGCAGATGGCTCCACAAAGGCCGTCACCATCAACGCGGACACGACCTGTGGCAACGACTGGGTTTGTGAACATCGCTGGCGTCAAATCAG GAACATGGTTATCTTCCGTAACGTGGTGGATGGTGAGCCTTTCTCCAACTGGTGGGACAATGGCAGCAATCAAGTGGCTTTTGGCCGTGGTAACAAAGGCTTCATCATCTTCAATAATGATGACTG gcCCTTGAATGTATCTCTGCAAACTGGTCTGCCTGCTGGCACTTACTGTGATGTCATTTCTGGGCAAAAGGAAGGTGACTTCTGTACAGCAGTTGAAGTACATGTTGCTGCTGATGGCATGGCTAATTTCCTAATTGGGAATGAAGATCAAGACCCATTTATTGCCATTCATGTTAATGCTAAATTGTGA